In Acetomicrobium thermoterrenum DSM 13490, one DNA window encodes the following:
- the argS gene encoding arginine--tRNA ligase codes for MIDVESHIKDLLNDAIISAAKDENLVYPEDLEIIIERPRRENQGDYATNVAMLMARHWEMKPRDIAQVIISHLKKSEYVEKVEVAGPGFINFFLSDLWMSELIREIIAKGEDYGKRDLGEGKRAQIEFVSANPTGPLHIGHGRGAAVGDVMANILSFAGWHVEREYYINDAGLQMKLLGRSVQARYFELLGRSEAAPFPEDGYKGDYIYEIAQEIIDREGDKFLDLSIEETLDYFKDYAVKVILNGIKKDLEDFRVLFDVWFSEKTLHERGLIREMVDFLMKRGLAYEKEGAIWYRSTQFGDEKDRVLIRSNGEPTYFASDVAYHKDKFDRGFDLVIDVWGADHHGYVPRMKAAVQALGRSPDDLQVLLIQFVSLIKQGMMVSMSTRAGEFVTLREMMDEVGVDAMRYFFLMRKCDSHLDFDIDLAKSTSTDNPVYYVQYASARLHSIFKEASSRGIKLPTPEKVDISLLKTEEEKALIKCLGKFPEEVAKAAKELSPHLIVFYAYELAKVFHSFYNAHRVLGEEKSLSDARLILVRAVQVVLLNVLGLLKINAPEVM; via the coding sequence ATGATTGACGTAGAATCCCACATTAAGGACCTTTTGAATGATGCCATAATTTCGGCTGCGAAAGACGAAAACCTAGTTTACCCTGAGGACCTGGAGATAATCATAGAAAGGCCTCGTCGCGAAAATCAAGGCGATTACGCCACAAATGTAGCTATGCTTATGGCTCGCCACTGGGAAATGAAGCCGAGGGACATCGCTCAAGTAATCATTTCCCATTTAAAGAAAAGCGAATACGTGGAAAAGGTCGAAGTAGCAGGACCGGGTTTCATAAATTTCTTCCTGTCGGACCTTTGGATGTCAGAGCTTATCAGGGAAATAATCGCTAAAGGGGAAGACTACGGCAAAAGGGACTTGGGGGAGGGGAAGCGTGCTCAAATCGAATTTGTCAGCGCAAATCCAACGGGACCTTTGCACATAGGCCACGGCCGCGGAGCTGCCGTGGGAGATGTTATGGCCAACATACTTTCCTTTGCTGGATGGCATGTGGAAAGGGAATATTACATTAACGATGCCGGTCTTCAAATGAAGTTGCTCGGGAGATCGGTTCAGGCCCGTTACTTTGAGTTGCTTGGGAGGTCGGAGGCTGCCCCCTTCCCTGAGGACGGGTACAAAGGGGACTATATTTACGAGATAGCTCAGGAGATCATAGACAGAGAAGGAGATAAATTTCTAGACCTGTCCATCGAAGAGACATTGGATTATTTTAAGGATTATGCCGTGAAGGTGATCTTAAATGGAATTAAGAAGGACCTGGAGGACTTTAGAGTACTTTTCGACGTTTGGTTTTCCGAAAAAACGCTTCATGAACGGGGCCTCATTCGCGAAATGGTCGATTTTTTGATGAAACGGGGGCTTGCCTATGAAAAAGAGGGGGCCATATGGTATAGATCGACTCAATTTGGCGATGAGAAAGATAGGGTGCTGATCAGGTCAAACGGAGAACCTACGTATTTTGCTTCCGATGTCGCTTATCATAAGGATAAATTCGACAGAGGATTTGATCTTGTCATCGACGTATGGGGCGCGGATCACCACGGATATGTTCCGCGCATGAAAGCTGCAGTTCAGGCCCTGGGAAGATCGCCTGATGACCTTCAAGTTTTATTAATACAATTCGTTAGTTTAATTAAACAGGGCATGATGGTCTCCATGTCCACCAGAGCGGGGGAGTTCGTAACCCTCCGGGAGATGATGGATGAAGTGGGAGTAGATGCGATGCGATATTTCTTCCTGATGAGGAAGTGCGATTCCCATCTCGATTTCGATATAGATTTGGCGAAGAGCACTTCGACGGATAACCCCGTCTATTACGTCCAATACGCCAGTGCCAGGTTGCACAGCATATTTAAAGAGGCGTCCTCTAGAGGCATAAAGTTACCTACACCGGAGAAAGTCGACATCTCTTTATTGAAGACGGAGGAGGAAAAAGCCCTAATTAAATGTCTTGGCAAATTTCCCGAGGAAGTTGCCAAGGCGGCAAAGGAACTTTCACCTCACTTGATCGTTTTTTACGCCTATGAATTGGCTAAAGTCTTTCATTCTTTTTATAACGCCCACAGGGTTTTGGGCGAGGAAAAATCTTTGTCGGATGCCAGGCTGATTTTGGTGCGTGCAGTACAGGTAGTGTTGCTGAATGTCTTGGGGTTGCTAAAAATTAACGCTCCGGAAGTGATGTAA
- a CDS encoding FtsB family cell division protein, giving the protein MPRLRWIVVSLCSILLFLMLFNGYLRELKKLNELSNRIDEHVQTLVRLKLDIEDKNEKINYYNTPDGIAKLARQEFNLVLPGEKIYILEYYTTEEGPQKK; this is encoded by the coding sequence GTGCCGAGGCTTAGGTGGATAGTTGTTTCTCTTTGTTCAATTCTCCTGTTTTTAATGCTCTTTAACGGTTACCTGCGGGAGCTTAAAAAGTTGAACGAGCTATCCAACCGCATAGACGAGCACGTTCAAACCCTGGTAAGGTTGAAGCTGGATATCGAGGATAAAAACGAGAAAATAAACTATTACAATACTCCCGATGGAATTGCCAAGTTGGCGCGACAGGAGTTCAATCTCGTGCTTCCTGGAGAAAAGATCTATATTTTAGAATATTATACTACCGAGGAAGGACCTCAAAAAAAATAA
- the rpsR gene encoding 30S ribosomal protein S18, with product MADFKRRKRRPKVCTFCSNKIEYVDYKNVEQLKRFLTERGKILPHRVTGNCAKHQRQLARAIKRARFMALLPFTVE from the coding sequence ATGGCGGATTTTAAACGTCGCAAACGTCGCCCAAAGGTATGTACCTTTTGCTCGAACAAGATAGAATATGTTGACTATAAAAATGTTGAGCAGCTTAAGAGATTCCTGACTGAAAGAGGCAAAATATTGCCCCATAGAGTCACGGGAAATTGCGCCAAACATCAAAGACAACTTGCCAGAGCCATTAAGAGAGCCAGGTTTATGGCTCTGTTGCCCTTCACTGTGGAATAG
- a CDS encoding YybS family protein, with protein MQDTRSLVESSLLVALSVVLFMASHFLPLVGIVISFFCPVPLVILGLKVPVEKALLGAFVAAVLITMFMGLLGGVFFLFGFAIMGVALGMFGRRIQKASDIIFYGFLVSLSCKLVLMALVKLLTGINPFAIDPDLLTKSLDNALAVFSDGYGETFLESMKAQAETMSRLMVHILPAILIAASFFDCAVSYVISEKVARRFKVLSLPPIPSFGTWRFPRSVLLAFFASFILSFFAGKGNNIGMLDVLSLNLKVLSMMIFLIQGLATLWYLLANFLNINARKWIGVMILVFSLLVPILSTIVIMLGFFDMLIDLRVKIRR; from the coding sequence ATGCAAGATACTCGAAGTCTAGTCGAGTCATCTCTGTTGGTGGCGCTATCGGTCGTACTTTTTATGGCAAGCCACTTCTTGCCCCTGGTGGGCATTGTAATTTCCTTCTTCTGTCCTGTGCCTCTTGTGATCTTGGGGCTAAAAGTCCCCGTCGAGAAGGCGCTGTTGGGAGCTTTTGTCGCCGCTGTATTGATCACAATGTTCATGGGACTGTTAGGAGGGGTCTTCTTTCTATTCGGTTTTGCCATAATGGGCGTTGCTCTTGGTATGTTTGGTCGGCGTATTCAAAAGGCATCTGATATTATCTTTTACGGATTTCTCGTTTCGCTGTCTTGCAAACTGGTCCTTATGGCATTGGTAAAGCTTCTGACGGGAATCAACCCCTTTGCGATAGATCCCGATCTTCTCACGAAAAGCCTGGATAACGCTTTAGCGGTCTTTTCCGATGGCTACGGAGAGACCTTTTTGGAAAGCATGAAGGCACAAGCAGAGACCATGAGTCGATTAATGGTTCATATCTTGCCGGCGATACTAATTGCTGCCTCTTTCTTCGATTGCGCCGTAAGTTACGTCATAAGCGAAAAAGTTGCCAGAAGATTTAAGGTTCTCTCCTTGCCTCCGATACCGTCTTTCGGCACCTGGCGTTTCCCCAGGAGTGTATTGCTTGCCTTTTTCGCATCCTTCATCCTTTCATTTTTTGCGGGCAAGGGTAATAATATTGGTATGCTAGACGTGCTGAGCTTGAACTTAAAAGTTCTATCCATGATGATTTTTTTGATCCAGGGGTTGGCAACCCTATGGTATTTATTGGCAAATTTTTTGAACATCAACGCAAGAAAATGGATCGGAGTTATGATCTTGGTGTTTTCTTTGTTGGTGCCCATATTATCTACAATTGTGATAATGTTGGGTTTCTTTGATATGCTGATAGATCTGCGAGTAAAAATTCGGAGGTGA
- the rplI gene encoding 50S ribosomal protein L9, whose product MQVILKQDVDKLGKRGDLIKVSDGYARNYLIPRGLAEEATTEKIKKLEEFKRIEEKRAKKLEEEAREKAKMLQGKQVIVRVSAGEKGKLFGSVTNAHISEAIQDQLGVEVDKKLVKLENPIKELGAYPVKIKLHPNVEIDMTVKVEA is encoded by the coding sequence TTGCAGGTAATTCTTAAGCAGGATGTTGATAAATTGGGAAAAAGGGGAGATCTGATAAAGGTGTCGGATGGATACGCTAGAAACTATCTGATACCTCGCGGTTTGGCCGAGGAAGCCACGACCGAAAAAATTAAAAAACTCGAGGAGTTTAAGAGGATAGAAGAAAAAAGGGCAAAAAAACTGGAGGAGGAAGCTCGAGAAAAGGCTAAAATGCTGCAGGGCAAGCAAGTTATTGTACGTGTCAGTGCAGGCGAAAAGGGGAAGCTCTTTGGAAGTGTCACCAATGCCCACATAAGCGAAGCCATACAGGATCAATTGGGAGTTGAAGTTGATAAAAAACTTGTTAAGCTGGAAAACCCCATTAAAGAATTGGGGGCCTATCCAGTTAAGATAAAACTCCATCCTAATGTGGAAATCGATATGACGGTTAAAGTGGAGGCGTGA
- a CDS encoding single-stranded DNA-binding protein: MVRGYNRIILMGNLARDPEMRYTASKQAVARLTVAVGRTWRDHEGNQQEHTDFIPVVVWGNQAENCEKYLRKGRPILVEGRLQIRNYETQGGDKRWVTEVVAQNVVFLGSGSRDSQVSSFKGYQEPSSTIGSLRDEFPDEFPTDISEMEDGGEEADIPF; this comes from the coding sequence ATGGTTAGAGGATATAACAGGATTATATTGATGGGCAATCTCGCACGCGATCCCGAGATGAGGTATACGGCCTCGAAACAGGCAGTAGCAAGGCTGACCGTCGCTGTGGGGCGTACCTGGAGGGATCACGAAGGCAATCAGCAGGAGCATACCGATTTCATCCCTGTAGTTGTCTGGGGAAATCAGGCAGAAAATTGCGAGAAATACCTGCGAAAGGGTCGCCCAATATTGGTTGAGGGCAGGCTTCAGATCAGAAATTACGAGACCCAGGGTGGGGATAAGCGCTGGGTTACCGAAGTGGTGGCCCAAAACGTAGTCTTTCTCGGCAGCGGCTCTCGCGATTCACAAGTTAGCAGTTTCAAAGGATATCAGGAACCCTCTTCTACTATCGGAAGCCTGAGGGACGAATTTCCCGACGAATTTCCAACTGACATATCGGAGATGGAGGATGGCGGAGAAGAGGCCGATATCCCGTTCTAG
- the rpsF gene encoding 30S ribosomal protein S6: MRPYELMVLIHPDVEEVKAQVDEISEVIKGLGGEFHKSDIWGKRRLAYPVEKQVEGYYALIEFDLEPSQIGEVDRLLKLRDQVLRHLIVRLDEK, translated from the coding sequence ATGCGACCCTATGAATTAATGGTGCTCATTCATCCCGATGTCGAAGAAGTCAAGGCTCAGGTCGATGAAATTTCCGAGGTAATCAAAGGTTTGGGCGGAGAGTTCCACAAATCCGACATATGGGGCAAGAGGAGGCTGGCCTATCCTGTGGAAAAACAGGTGGAAGGTTATTATGCTTTGATCGAATTTGACCTGGAGCCTTCTCAAATAGGTGAAGTCGATCGCTTGCTGAAATTGCGCGATCAGGTCTTGAGGCATTTGATTGTTCGTCTCGACGAGAAGTAG